A genomic window from Streptomyces broussonetiae includes:
- a CDS encoding thiamine pyrophosphate-dependent enzyme gives MTITADDSRVHGYDDLPGLMSLMTGDEKHGPAATSTLDVLWVLYDRVLRVTPQRRDDPARDRFLLSKGHGPMAYYAVLAAKGFVPVDRLAGFGTYDSPLGHHPDRVLVPGAEIASGSLGHGLPIAVGSALGLRAQGLHDPAVWVLIGDAELDEGSNHEAIAFAGPAALERLHTIVVDNSSASHGLPGGIAARFEAAGWSAVTVDGRDHEALYAAFTAPHPGRPHVVVARVEPKAA, from the coding sequence ATGACGATCACAGCGGACGACAGCCGCGTCCACGGCTACGACGACCTGCCCGGGCTGATGAGCCTCATGACCGGCGATGAGAAGCACGGGCCGGCCGCCACCTCCACCCTCGACGTCCTGTGGGTGCTCTACGACCGGGTGCTCCGGGTGACACCGCAGCGGCGGGACGATCCGGCCCGGGACCGGTTCCTGCTGAGCAAGGGTCACGGGCCGATGGCGTACTACGCGGTGCTGGCGGCGAAGGGGTTCGTGCCGGTCGACCGGCTGGCCGGGTTCGGGACGTACGACTCCCCGCTCGGGCACCATCCGGACCGGGTGCTGGTGCCGGGCGCCGAGATCGCCAGCGGGTCGCTCGGGCACGGGCTGCCCATCGCCGTGGGCAGCGCCCTGGGTTTGCGCGCGCAGGGGCTGCACGACCCGGCGGTCTGGGTGCTGATCGGGGACGCCGAGCTGGACGAGGGCAGCAACCACGAGGCGATCGCCTTCGCCGGGCCCGCCGCTCTGGAGCGGCTGCACACGATCGTGGTCGACAACTCCTCCGCCAGCCATGGGCTGCCCGGCGGGATCGCCGCACGGTTCGAGGCCGCGGGCTGGTCCGCCGTGACCGTCGACGGCCGCGATCACGAGGCACTGTACGCCGCGTTCACCGCGCCGCATCCCGGTCGGCCGCACGTGGTCGTGGCCCGGGTCGAACCCAAGGCCGCCTGA
- a CDS encoding Cof-type HAD-IIB family hydrolase, which produces MSATPTPLLDIPGLPAGPADIRLIVSDMDGTLLDDAKRIPDGLWPVLAELRRRGVLFSPASGRQYATLARQFADVAEGMVFIAENGTYVVRDGVELTSDTLAPAVPAGIARTVRRLVADGADVGVVVCGKRSAYVERTDEAFLAEVRKYYVEHRIVEDVTAVEDDVIKVALFDFGSAERSTAPALAEFAATHQVVVSGEHWVDVMNRTADKGAALRGLQRALGITPAQTMVFGDYLNDLEMLDAADWSFAMAGAHPEVVRRARYLAPSNNDNGVVRTIARVLGL; this is translated from the coding sequence ATGTCCGCCACGCCCACGCCCCTCCTGGACATACCCGGCCTGCCCGCGGGCCCCGCCGACATCCGGCTGATCGTCAGCGACATGGACGGCACGCTGCTGGACGACGCCAAGCGGATCCCCGACGGGCTGTGGCCGGTGCTCGCCGAACTGCGCCGCCGCGGAGTGCTGTTCAGCCCGGCCAGCGGCCGCCAGTACGCCACGCTGGCACGGCAGTTCGCGGACGTCGCCGAGGGCATGGTGTTCATCGCGGAGAACGGCACGTACGTGGTCCGCGACGGCGTCGAGCTGACCTCCGACACCCTCGCACCGGCCGTGCCTGCCGGGATCGCCCGCACGGTACGGCGGCTGGTCGCGGACGGCGCAGACGTGGGCGTGGTGGTGTGCGGCAAGCGGTCGGCGTATGTCGAGCGGACCGACGAGGCGTTCCTGGCGGAGGTGCGCAAGTACTACGTCGAGCACCGGATCGTCGAGGACGTCACCGCCGTCGAGGACGACGTGATCAAGGTCGCGCTGTTCGACTTCGGATCCGCCGAGCGCTCCACGGCCCCCGCGCTCGCGGAGTTCGCCGCCACCCACCAGGTCGTCGTCTCCGGCGAGCACTGGGTCGACGTGATGAACCGCACCGCCGACAAGGGCGCCGCCCTGCGCGGCCTGCAGCGCGCGCTCGGCATCACACCCGCGCAGACCATGGTCTTCGGCGACTACCTCAACGACCTGGAGATGCTCGACGCGGCCGACTGGTCCTTCGCGATGGCGGGCGCCCACCCGGAGGTCGTGCGCCGGGCCCGCTACCTGGCCCCGTCCAACAACGACAACGGCGTTGTGCGCACCATCGCGCGCGTGCTCGGCCTCTAG
- a CDS encoding type I glutamate--ammonia ligase, with amino-acid sequence MTTLADPVPGGRPEDLRRVAGLTAELTRQGVHGIVLAYVDTAGVCRVKTVPTARLAAAVTSGVGMSPVFDTFLCDDSVVTTDVLGSPDGDLRLYPDLDRLVALAAQPGWAWAPVDRITQEGARHPGCARTFLRRTVADAAERHGLAFKAAIEVEWAVGLGSAPAGEFRPAVRGPAYGAIRQVELSDCTADLLAALAAQDVPVDQLHPEYAAGQFEISVGALDPVAAADRSVLVRQTIRAVAARHGLRVSFAPAYLADGVGNGGHLHLSCWRDGVNLHAGGEGRYGMTAEAESFAAGVLARLPALTAVTAPSPASYLRLRPSQWAGVFTAWGRETREAALRVITGTAGRRAQEANLEVKPVDLAANPYLALGCVIAAGLDGTAGALELPEEITGDPARYGPDEAAALGVRRLPRSLSEAVAEFRTDEVLRTALGPVLADAVRAVRLGEAATAEGLDDAQVAAAYRWVY; translated from the coding sequence ATGACCACCCTTGCCGACCCCGTGCCCGGCGGGCGCCCCGAGGATCTGCGCCGGGTCGCCGGGCTCACCGCCGAGCTGACCCGGCAGGGCGTACACGGGATCGTGCTCGCGTACGTGGACACCGCGGGCGTGTGCCGGGTGAAGACCGTCCCCACGGCTCGGCTGGCGGCGGCCGTGACCTCGGGCGTCGGCATGTCCCCGGTGTTCGACACCTTCCTCTGCGACGACTCGGTCGTCACCACCGACGTGCTCGGCTCCCCGGACGGCGACCTGAGGCTCTACCCGGACCTCGACCGGCTGGTGGCGCTGGCGGCGCAGCCCGGCTGGGCGTGGGCGCCGGTGGACCGGATCACCCAGGAGGGCGCCCGGCACCCCGGCTGTGCCCGAACCTTTCTGCGCCGGACCGTGGCCGACGCGGCCGAGCGGCACGGCCTCGCCTTCAAGGCGGCGATCGAGGTCGAGTGGGCGGTCGGGCTCGGCTCGGCGCCCGCCGGGGAGTTCCGGCCGGCGGTCCGCGGTCCGGCGTACGGCGCGATCCGGCAGGTGGAGCTGAGCGACTGCACCGCCGATCTGCTGGCCGCCCTCGCCGCGCAGGACGTGCCCGTCGACCAGCTCCATCCCGAGTACGCGGCCGGGCAGTTCGAGATCTCGGTGGGCGCGCTGGACCCGGTGGCGGCGGCCGACCGCAGCGTGCTGGTGCGGCAGACGATCCGGGCGGTTGCCGCACGGCACGGCCTGCGGGTGTCCTTCGCCCCGGCGTATCTCGCCGACGGCGTCGGCAACGGCGGCCATCTGCACCTGTCCTGCTGGCGCGACGGGGTGAACCTGCACGCCGGCGGCGAGGGCCGGTACGGGATGACGGCCGAGGCGGAGTCGTTCGCGGCCGGGGTGCTGGCCCGGCTGCCCGCGCTGACGGCGGTCACCGCCCCGAGCCCGGCCAGCTATCTGCGGCTCCGGCCGTCGCAGTGGGCGGGGGTGTTCACGGCGTGGGGCCGCGAGACCCGGGAGGCGGCACTGCGGGTGATCACCGGTACCGCGGGCCGCCGGGCACAGGAGGCCAACCTGGAGGTCAAGCCCGTGGACCTGGCGGCCAACCCCTACCTGGCGCTCGGCTGCGTCATCGCCGCCGGCCTCGACGGCACGGCCGGGGCGCTGGAACTGCCCGAGGAGATCACCGGCGACCCTGCCCGGTACGGCCCGGACGAGGCCGCGGCTCTCGGGGTACGGCGGCTGCCACGGTCACTGTCCGAGGCCGTGGCGGAGTTCCGTACCGACGAGGTGCTGCGCACCGCCCTGGGCCCGGTGCTCGCGGACGCGGTGCGTGCCGTACGGCTCGGTGAGGCGGCGACCGCCGAGGGGCTGGACGACGCACAGGTGGCGGCGGCCTACCGCTGGGTGTACTGA
- a CDS encoding alpha/beta hydrolase, producing MPHVREHTLDGTRGPVAVREWPHPAPRYLALVVHGYGEHAGRYDGLAAVLTGHGAAVYGPDHVGHGRSAGERVVIEDFEDVVTDVHRAADLARAAHPGLPLVLVGHSMGGLIAARYAQRYGVELSALILSGPVIGDWALPGRLLALPEIPDTPVSPAALSRDPAVGAAYAADPLVWHGPMKRPTLEAFARTLETVARSGDVGALPLLWLHGDDDRLVPLPGSRTGVARLAGGRATERIFPGARHEVFHETDKEEVFGEVLRFLDRTLPG from the coding sequence ATGCCCCACGTCCGCGAGCACACCCTCGACGGCACCCGCGGCCCGGTCGCCGTACGCGAGTGGCCGCACCCGGCGCCCCGGTACCTGGCTCTGGTGGTGCACGGGTACGGCGAGCACGCGGGCCGCTACGACGGGCTCGCGGCCGTGCTCACCGGGCACGGGGCGGCGGTGTACGGACCGGATCACGTCGGCCACGGCAGGTCGGCCGGGGAGCGGGTGGTGATCGAGGACTTCGAGGACGTGGTCACCGATGTGCACCGCGCGGCGGACCTCGCCCGGGCCGCCCACCCGGGCCTGCCGCTGGTCCTGGTCGGCCACTCCATGGGCGGGCTGATCGCGGCCCGCTACGCCCAGCGGTACGGCGTCGAACTGAGCGCACTGATCCTGTCCGGGCCGGTGATCGGCGACTGGGCGCTGCCGGGGCGGCTGCTGGCCCTGCCGGAAATCCCGGACACCCCGGTCAGCCCGGCCGCGCTGTCCCGGGACCCGGCCGTGGGCGCCGCCTACGCCGCCGATCCGCTGGTGTGGCACGGGCCGATGAAGCGGCCGACCCTGGAGGCGTTCGCCCGGACGCTGGAGACCGTCGCCAGGAGCGGTGACGTCGGCGCGCTCCCGCTGCTGTGGCTGCACGGCGACGACGACCGGCTGGTGCCGCTGCCCGGCAGCCGGACCGGCGTGGCGCGGCTCGCCGGCGGCCGGGCGACCGAGCGGATCTTCCCCGGGGCACGGCACGAGGTGTTCCACGAGACGGACAAGGAAGAGGTCTTCGGCGAGGTGCTGCGCTTCCTGGACCGTACGCTGCCCGGCTGA
- a CDS encoding SAM-dependent methyltransferase — MTEGDSATAGPARLNTSVAHNARVWNYWIGGKDNYEVDQRVGEQIAGMFPVIREVARADREFLARAVRFLAAEHGIRQFLDIGTGLPTVDNTHEIAQRIAPESRIVYVDNDPIVLVHARSLLTSSPQGVTDYLDADVRDPETIVLRAAETLDLTRPVALMMLGILNFVLDTGEARDIVRRLMAALPSGSWLVLTHPTHDEDVGGAGNAAAMKFWNAHATPPITARSRAEIAGFLDGLQPVEPGLVPCSQWRADPAVAAPVPQFGAVAVKP, encoded by the coding sequence GTGACCGAGGGCGACTCCGCGACGGCCGGACCGGCGAGACTGAACACCTCCGTGGCGCACAACGCCCGGGTGTGGAACTACTGGATCGGCGGCAAGGACAACTACGAGGTCGACCAGCGGGTCGGTGAGCAGATCGCCGGGATGTTCCCGGTGATCCGGGAGGTGGCTCGCGCGGACCGGGAGTTCCTGGCGCGGGCGGTGCGGTTCCTGGCCGCCGAGCACGGGATCCGGCAGTTCCTGGACATCGGCACGGGGCTGCCGACCGTGGACAACACCCACGAGATCGCCCAGCGGATCGCGCCCGAGTCCCGGATCGTGTACGTCGACAACGACCCGATCGTCCTCGTGCACGCCCGCTCGCTGCTCACCAGCTCGCCCCAGGGGGTCACGGACTACCTCGACGCCGACGTGCGCGACCCCGAGACCATCGTGCTGCGCGCCGCCGAGACCCTGGACCTGACCCGGCCGGTCGCGCTGATGATGCTCGGCATCCTGAACTTCGTCCTGGACACCGGGGAGGCGCGGGACATCGTGCGCCGGCTCATGGCGGCCCTGCCCTCGGGCAGTTGGCTGGTCCTCACCCACCCGACCCACGACGAGGACGTGGGCGGCGCGGGCAACGCCGCCGCGATGAAGTTCTGGAACGCCCACGCCACCCCGCCGATCACCGCCCGAAGCCGTGCGGAGATCGCCGGGTTCCTCGACGGTCTGCAGCCGGTCGAGCCGGGCCTGGTGCCCTGCTCGCAGTGGCGTGCCGACCCGGCCGTCGCGGCGCCGGTGCCGCAGTTCGGCGCGGTGGCCGTGAAACCCTGA
- a CDS encoding thiolase family protein, which yields MRPVHFAAARRTPIGKLRGALSAVRPDDLAAGVIRHLVADVPALDPARIDDVYWGAANQAGEDNRNVARMAALLAGLPESVPGATVNRLCASGLEAVTAAARTIAAGEADIVIAGGSESMSRAPFVLPRPDEALPQRIETYDTRLGWRLVNPAMKDLHGVLSMGETAEEVAARYGISRERQDEFALRSHQRAAAARKNGHFDDELLPVERPDGIVVEQDECVREDTSLEKLGRLRPVFRKGGTVTAGNASPMNDGAAGLLLVSEEALNELGLESLGRYVAGASAGVHPDVMGIGPVPATRKALARVGWEVGDLQEAEFNEAFAAQALACVDQLGIDPDLVNPTGGAIALGHPLGCSGARILTTLLHRMRRTGAERGLATMCVGVGQGSAVLVEAH from the coding sequence GTGCGTCCCGTCCACTTCGCGGCCGCCCGCCGCACCCCCATCGGCAAGCTGCGCGGAGCCCTGTCCGCCGTCCGGCCCGACGACCTGGCGGCCGGCGTGATCCGTCACCTGGTGGCCGATGTGCCCGCCCTCGACCCGGCCCGGATCGACGACGTCTACTGGGGCGCGGCCAACCAGGCCGGCGAGGACAACCGCAATGTCGCCCGCATGGCCGCCCTGCTCGCCGGCCTGCCCGAGTCCGTACCCGGCGCCACCGTCAACCGGCTCTGCGCCTCCGGCCTCGAAGCGGTCACCGCCGCCGCCCGCACCATCGCCGCCGGCGAGGCCGACATCGTGATCGCCGGCGGCTCCGAGTCCATGAGCCGCGCCCCCTTCGTACTGCCCCGCCCCGACGAGGCACTCCCGCAGCGCATCGAGACCTACGACACCCGGCTCGGCTGGCGTCTGGTCAACCCGGCCATGAAGGACCTGCACGGTGTGCTGTCCATGGGGGAGACCGCCGAGGAGGTCGCCGCCCGGTACGGCATCTCCCGCGAGCGGCAGGACGAGTTCGCCCTGCGCAGTCACCAACGGGCCGCCGCGGCACGCAAGAACGGCCACTTCGACGACGAACTCCTGCCCGTGGAGCGGCCGGACGGCATCGTGGTGGAGCAGGACGAGTGCGTCCGCGAGGACACCTCGCTGGAGAAACTCGGCCGTCTGCGGCCGGTCTTCCGGAAGGGCGGTACGGTCACGGCGGGCAACGCCTCGCCGATGAACGACGGCGCGGCCGGGCTGCTGCTGGTCAGCGAGGAGGCACTGAACGAGCTGGGCCTGGAGTCCCTCGGCCGCTATGTCGCGGGCGCCTCCGCCGGCGTGCACCCCGACGTCATGGGCATCGGCCCGGTTCCCGCCACCCGCAAGGCGCTGGCGCGGGTCGGCTGGGAGGTCGGTGACCTGCAGGAGGCCGAGTTCAACGAGGCGTTCGCCGCACAGGCCCTCGCCTGCGTCGACCAGCTGGGCATCGACCCGGACCTGGTCAACCCGACCGGCGGCGCCATCGCCCTCGGCCACCCCCTGGGGTGCTCCGGCGCCCGCATCCTGACGACCCTGCTGCACCGCATGCGGCGCACGGGAGCGGAGCGCGGGCTCGCGACCATGTGCGTGGGCGTGGGCCAGGGGAGCGCGGTACTGGTCGAAGCGCACTGA
- a CDS encoding COG4705 family protein has translation MSTEHVLEHRPSGRARARIRESANKVPEVTVYFWIIKVLTTGMGETASDFLGHTLGPVPAVGLGALAFVAALVLQFAVHRYVAWIYWTAIVMVSVFGTMAADVLHVGLGVPYTLSTPLFLVALAAVFALWYASERTLSIHSIRTRRREFFYWAAVLATFALGTAAGDLTATIGLGYAGSIVLFAVAICVPALAHRARLLGAVTAFWTAYVITRPLGASLADWMALPAKRGGLALGLGPVTLSWTVAIVGFVAFLALSRRDTEPAA, from the coding sequence ATGAGCACAGAGCACGTCCTCGAGCACCGGCCCAGCGGGCGCGCACGCGCGCGCATACGCGAGAGCGCCAACAAGGTGCCGGAGGTCACCGTCTACTTCTGGATCATCAAGGTCCTCACCACGGGCATGGGCGAGACCGCCTCCGACTTCCTGGGCCACACACTGGGCCCCGTCCCGGCGGTCGGTCTCGGCGCTCTCGCCTTCGTCGCGGCGCTCGTGCTCCAGTTCGCCGTCCACCGGTACGTGGCCTGGATCTACTGGACGGCGATCGTGATGGTCAGCGTGTTCGGCACGATGGCCGCCGACGTGCTGCACGTGGGCCTCGGGGTGCCGTACACCCTGTCCACCCCGCTCTTCCTCGTCGCCCTCGCGGCCGTCTTCGCCCTGTGGTACGCGAGCGAGCGCACGCTGTCCATCCACTCGATCCGCACCCGCCGCCGCGAGTTCTTCTACTGGGCGGCCGTCCTCGCGACGTTCGCGCTGGGCACCGCCGCGGGCGACCTGACCGCGACCATCGGCCTCGGCTACGCGGGCTCGATCGTCCTGTTCGCCGTGGCGATCTGTGTCCCGGCCCTCGCCCACCGCGCCCGCCTGCTGGGTGCGGTGACCGCGTTCTGGACGGCGTACGTCATCACGCGCCCGCTCGGCGCGTCGCTGGCCGACTGGATGGCCCTGCCGGCCAAGCGGGGCGGCCTGGCCTTGGGCCTGGGCCCGGTGACGCTGTCCTGGACGGTGGCGATCGTCGGCTTCGTGGCCTTCCTGGCGCTGTCCCGCCGGGACACCGAGCCCGCGGCCTGA
- a CDS encoding amidohydrolase family protein — MAAPGPVHEALAALPLVDHHCHGAVTADLTPAGFASFLTEGEAWPGVSPFDTPVGVAVRRHCAPLLDLPRHAPPDAYTARRTELGRREVERRFLTAAGAEAFFVDTGCTTHPLTSPAELAAACGATAREVVRLEQVAEAVAARGVEPDAYAAAFAAAAEEAVRRPGVVAVKSVAAYRTGFALDPARPAAREVTRAARHWLAGGGRLTDPVLVRHLLWTAVDLGLPLQLHTGFGDADLRLHHADPALLTDWLRLTSGTVPVLLLHCWPYHRQAAYLAAVFEQVYLDVGLALHHTGPARCRAVLEEALEITPFRKLLYSSDAYGLAEFHHLGALCFRQGLADLLQARVDADELSLPDALRIAAWTGRDNARRLYGLYGPPPAEPARDPSGRPTRKV; from the coding sequence ATGGCCGCGCCCGGACCGGTCCACGAGGCCCTCGCCGCGCTGCCCCTGGTGGACCACCACTGCCACGGCGCCGTGACGGCCGACCTCACGCCCGCCGGGTTCGCCTCGTTCCTGACCGAGGGCGAGGCCTGGCCCGGTGTCTCGCCCTTCGATACTCCGGTGGGGGTGGCCGTACGACGGCACTGCGCCCCTTTGCTGGACCTCCCCCGGCACGCGCCGCCGGACGCGTACACGGCCCGCCGCACGGAGCTGGGCCGACGGGAGGTCGAGCGGCGCTTCCTGACCGCCGCCGGAGCCGAGGCGTTCTTCGTGGACACCGGCTGCACCACGCACCCCCTCACCTCGCCCGCCGAGCTGGCGGCGGCCTGCGGTGCCACGGCCCGGGAGGTCGTACGCCTGGAGCAGGTGGCGGAGGCGGTGGCCGCGCGGGGCGTCGAGCCGGACGCGTATGCGGCAGCGTTCGCTGCGGCCGCCGAGGAGGCCGTGCGCCGGCCGGGCGTGGTGGCGGTGAAGTCGGTCGCGGCCTACCGCACGGGCTTCGCCCTGGACCCGGCCCGCCCGGCGGCACGGGAGGTGACCCGGGCCGCCCGGCACTGGCTCGCGGGCGGGGGCCGGCTGACCGACCCGGTGCTGGTCCGGCACCTGCTGTGGACCGCTGTGGACCTCGGCCTGCCCCTCCAGCTGCACACCGGCTTCGGCGACGCCGACCTGCGGCTGCACCACGCCGATCCGGCCCTGCTGACCGACTGGCTGCGTCTGACCTCCGGCACCGTCCCCGTCCTGCTGCTGCACTGCTGGCCGTATCACCGTCAGGCCGCCTATCTGGCCGCGGTGTTCGAGCAGGTGTACCTGGACGTCGGCCTGGCCCTGCACCACACCGGCCCCGCCCGCTGCCGGGCGGTGCTGGAGGAGGCGCTGGAGATCACCCCGTTCCGGAAACTGCTCTACAGCTCCGACGCCTACGGGCTGGCCGAATTCCACCACCTCGGCGCCCTGTGCTTCCGGCAGGGGCTCGCCGATCTCCTCCAAGCCCGCGTCGACGCCGACGAGTTGAGTCTGCCCGACGCCCTGCGCATCGCCGCCTGGACGGGCCGCGACAACGCCCGCCGACTCTACGGACTCTACGGACCACCCCCAGCCGAACCGGCCCGCGACCCCAGCGGGCGCCCCACCCGGAAAGTATGA
- a CDS encoding SAM-dependent methyltransferase, translating to MTGTDQAAARIDTTRPHPARVYDWFLGGKDNYPVDEELGRRITAIDRGAPRAARANRAFMQRTTRALAEDGVRQFLDIGTGIPTEPNLHQIAQSVAPDSRVVYVDNDPIVLAHAHALLRGRPEGVTEYVQADARDPQAILEQAARVLDFGRPVALSLIALLHFVADEDGAHELVSTLVDALAPGSRLVLSTMTADFEPENVEKGIAAYAAGGVTLVARSRAEVAVFFQGLDLLRPGIVSIADWRPDQAPDAPGPVSLYGAVGRKPLTTGTARPGA from the coding sequence GTGACGGGGACCGACCAGGCCGCAGCGCGCATCGACACCACCCGGCCGCATCCGGCCCGGGTGTACGACTGGTTCCTCGGCGGCAAGGACAACTACCCCGTCGACGAGGAGCTGGGCCGCCGGATCACCGCGATCGACAGGGGCGCCCCGCGGGCCGCGCGCGCCAACCGGGCGTTCATGCAGCGCACCACGCGTGCCCTGGCCGAGGACGGCGTCCGCCAGTTCCTGGACATCGGCACCGGCATACCGACCGAGCCCAACCTGCACCAGATCGCCCAGTCGGTCGCGCCGGACAGCCGGGTGGTCTACGTCGACAACGACCCCATCGTGCTGGCCCATGCGCACGCGCTGCTGCGGGGCCGCCCCGAGGGCGTCACGGAGTACGTCCAGGCCGACGCCCGCGATCCGCAGGCCATCCTCGAACAGGCCGCCCGCGTCCTGGACTTCGGCCGCCCGGTCGCCCTGTCCCTGATCGCCCTGCTGCACTTCGTCGCCGACGAGGACGGCGCCCACGAACTGGTCTCCACCCTGGTCGACGCGCTGGCGCCGGGCAGCCGTCTGGTGCTGTCGACGATGACGGCCGACTTCGAGCCGGAGAACGTCGAGAAGGGCATCGCCGCCTACGCTGCGGGCGGGGTCACCCTGGTGGCCCGCTCCCGCGCCGAGGTGGCCGTCTTCTTCCAGGGCCTCGACCTGCTTCGGCCCGGCATCGTGTCGATCGCCGACTGGCGCCCGGATCAGGCGCCGGACGCCCCGGGGCCCGTCTCGCTGTACGGCGCGGTCGGCCGCAAGCCCCTGACCACGGGCACGGCCCGACCGGGGGCCTAG
- a CDS encoding transketolase family protein has translation METMRDRFAPALSRMLDEDPRVAVVLAEIGKDAFREAMARHPDRVINVGIREQLLVGAAAGLALTGLRPVVHTFASFLVERPFEQIKLDLGHQDAGAVLVSAAASFDWPAGGYTHMSPGDVALLDTLDGWTVHVPGHPDEAETLLHHAVAAGDDKVYVRLSVQSNRQGRVIDGRHFVTIREGRRAVVVAVGPVLDAVLAATEGLDVTVLYATTVRPFDAAGLRRATQAAGNDVVLVEPYLAGTSTAAVSEALSYVPHRVLGLGVGRRELRRYGTIEEHVAAHGLDAHGLRARIGAFVEAGRAAVHV, from the coding sequence ATGGAAACCATGCGTGACCGTTTCGCCCCCGCCCTGTCCCGGATGCTGGACGAGGACCCCCGGGTCGCCGTCGTCCTCGCCGAGATCGGCAAGGACGCCTTCCGCGAGGCCATGGCCCGGCATCCCGACCGGGTGATCAACGTCGGCATCCGGGAGCAGCTGCTGGTCGGGGCGGCGGCCGGACTGGCGCTGACCGGCCTGCGGCCCGTCGTGCACACCTTCGCCAGCTTCCTCGTGGAGCGGCCGTTCGAGCAGATCAAACTGGACCTGGGGCACCAGGACGCGGGTGCGGTGCTGGTCAGCGCGGCGGCCTCGTTCGACTGGCCGGCGGGCGGCTACACGCACATGTCCCCCGGGGACGTGGCGCTCCTCGACACCCTGGACGGCTGGACCGTCCATGTGCCCGGACATCCGGACGAGGCCGAGACCCTGCTGCACCACGCGGTCGCCGCGGGCGACGACAAGGTGTACGTACGGCTGTCCGTGCAGTCCAACCGGCAGGGCCGGGTGATCGACGGACGGCACTTCGTCACGATCCGCGAGGGCCGCCGCGCAGTGGTCGTCGCCGTGGGCCCGGTACTGGACGCGGTCCTCGCCGCGACGGAGGGCCTGGACGTGACCGTGCTGTATGCGACGACCGTACGGCCCTTCGACGCGGCGGGGCTGCGCCGGGCCACGCAGGCGGCGGGCAACGACGTCGTGCTGGTCGAGCCGTACCTCGCGGGCACCTCGACGGCCGCGGTGAGCGAGGCCCTGTCCTACGTTCCGCACCGGGTGCTGGGCCTCGGCGTGGGGCGCCGGGAGCTGCGCCGCTACGGCACGATCGAGGAGCACGTGGCCGCGCACGGGCTGGACGCGCACGGCCTGCGGGCGCGGATCGGCGCGTTCGTGGAGGCGGGGCGGGCCGCCGTCCACGTGTGA
- a CDS encoding NUDIX hydrolase family protein, protein MTETTPGWLSTDELEMARAHMPILYVEAVPVRVDDSGEVTSIGLLLRIGPDGTVSRALVSGRVLHHERVRDALLRHLEKDLGPVALPRIPASLQPFTVAEYFPTAGITPYHDPRQHAVSLAYVVPVSGDCRPRQDALDLVWFSPQEAASPAVQSEMPGGHGVLLRQALAHVGLTY, encoded by the coding sequence ATGACCGAAACCACGCCCGGCTGGCTGTCCACGGACGAGCTGGAAATGGCCAGGGCCCACATGCCGATCCTGTACGTCGAGGCCGTGCCCGTGCGCGTGGACGACAGCGGCGAAGTCACCAGCATCGGACTGCTGCTGCGCATCGGCCCGGACGGGACGGTCAGCAGGGCCCTGGTCTCCGGCCGCGTCCTGCACCACGAGCGGGTCCGCGACGCCCTGCTGCGCCACCTGGAGAAGGACCTCGGCCCGGTCGCGCTGCCCCGCATCCCCGCCTCGCTCCAGCCCTTCACTGTCGCGGAGTACTTCCCCACGGCGGGCATCACCCCGTACCACGACCCGCGTCAGCACGCGGTGTCCCTCGCCTACGTCGTGCCGGTCTCCGGCGACTGCCGCCCCCGGCAGGACGCGCTGGACCTGGTCTGGTTCAGCCCGCAGGAGGCCGCCTCCCCGGCCGTGCAGAGCGAGATGCCGGGCGGACACGGGGTCCTGCTCAGGCAGGCGCTCGCGCACGTGGGTCTCACGTACTGA